In one window of Helianthus annuus cultivar XRQ/B chromosome 17, HanXRQr2.0-SUNRISE, whole genome shotgun sequence DNA:
- the LOC110920582 gene encoding protein NLP3, whose translation MVRMTDMLRGKISSEPRRHAFSGESGYLTPLRVFGDGDHTITDLELRADKVDADHQNIQDLKLETNKVGPTYQKKQDKIIAALKLLSFREEHVLVQFWSPHEYGKQQLLSTIDQPFGFGVTDVGLSSYRKDSEGRSFTVDKDHEEGDGSPATRVFGLGLPEWTPDLDNCTPKHFPQQEFALSCNLHGYLALPVFDSKTQLCVGVLELLTSSKYLSYAYEVQQVHNALETVDMRSPQPFDRPSLNVPNDIRQDDSDKIYGILKKVCDIHNLPLAQTWEVSQQSSFVSHEKVIEKSCSSFDTRCVGKVCMSRAALPFHIRNLGMWPFLKACTERHLDSSHGFVGKVLLSRGSCFCGDVTKLNEEEYPLVHHARMNGLSSCFAIFLHSIEANDDYVLEFFLPPDIKDSGCVQNLVQTLKQSIEIASGFELGDSSIIQVVGPPTEVSKSLSIDPHTIHISSVTTTNNYKFDANTSDSQSIVVNIANKAESSANVSNQWQPKQKNRGDEFIRHHSNVVGASKNNKRIFDPNVSMKKMSDNVTDAAEKNNRSKQGRKPKIDSLTVEAVEKHVGKPVDEAAKNSMRTNALHNDDHPAATESTAKPKNTINNIVRYSRVAKASLVHASPKQTVANISDVKMVTVKATFKEDMIKFQFPASAGLLELEHEVARRIKLNSRRPSLKYMDEDNDLILLACDADLQHLLEFTDNHSTIKLIIVAGD comes from the exons ATGGTTCGGATGACAGATATGCTAAGGGGGAAGATCTCTTCAGAACCAAGGAGACATGCGTTTTCCGGTGAGTCGGGATACTTGACCCCACTTCGGGTTTTTGGAGATGGAGATCACACAATCACTG ATTTGGAGCTCCGAGCTGACAAAGTTGACGCTGATCATCAGAATATACAGGATTTAAAGCTGGAAACTAACAAAGTTGGCCCAACTTACCAGAAAAAGCAGGACAAGATAATAGCTGCACTTAAGCTCTTAAGTTTCCGGGAGGAACACGTTTTGGTTCAATTTTGGTCGCCTCATGAGTATGGGAAGCAACAATTGCTTTCAACTATAGATCAACCGTTTGGTTTTGGTGTAACTGATGTAGGGCTTAGTTCGTATCGAAAGGATTCTGAGGGAAGATCTTTTACTGTGGATAAAGATCATGAAGAAGGGGACGGTAGTCCTGCAACTCGAGTATTCGGACTAGGATTGCCAGAGTGGACTCCGGATTTAGATAATTGCACCCCAAAACATTTTCCACAACAAGAATTTGCGCTTAGTTGCAATCTTCATGGATATTTGGCTTTACCAGTTTTTGATTCGAAAACGCAGTTATGTGTTGGTGTGCTTGAGCTCTTGACTTCTTCAAAGTATCTGAGTTATGCTTATGAGGTTCAACAAGTTCACAACGCTCTTGAG ACAGTAGATATGAGATCCCCACAACCATTTGATCGTCCTTCTTTAAAT GTTCCTAATGACATCAGGCAAGATGATTCCGATAAAATCTATGGTATTCTAAAAAAGGTGTGTGACATCCACAATTTACCTCTTGCTCAAACATGGGAAGTGTCCCAACAAAGTAGTTTTGTTTCCCATGAAAAGGTTATAGAGAAGAGCTGTAGTAGTTTCGACACTAGATGTGTCGGGAAAGTCTGCATGTCAAGAGCCGCTCTACCTTTTCACATTCGAAACTTGGGCATGTGGCCATTCTTGAAAGCATGTACAGAACGACACTTGGACAGCTCCCATGGCTTTGTTGGCAAGGTGCTGTTATCCCGCGGTTCATGTTTTTGTGGAGATGTAACCAAACTCAATGAAGAAGAGTACCCTTTAGTCCACCATGCACGCATGAACGGGTTGTCCAGCTGCTTTGCaatcttcttgcatagcattgaaGCCAATGATGACTATGTGCTAGAGTTCTTTCTACCGCCAGACATCAAAGACAGTGGATGCGTTCAGAACTTGGTGCAGACATTGAAGCAGAGCATTGAAATAGCTTCTGGATTTGAATTGGGTGACAGTTCAATTATACAAGTAGTTGGACCACCTACAGAAGTAAGCAAATCATTAAGTATAGACCCTCATACTATCCATATATCATCGGTTACAACAACGAACAACTACAAATTTGATGCAAATACATCAGATTCTCAGTCAATCGTGGTGAATATAGCTAATAAAGCCGAGTCTTCTGCAAACGTATCGAACCAATGGCAACCCAAACAAAAAAACCGTGGGGATGAGTTTATACGACATCACTCTAACGTCGTTGGTGCAAGCAAAAACAACAAAAGGATTTTCGATCCCAATGTGAGTATGAAGAAAATGAGCGATAACGTTACTGATGCTGCAGAAAAAAATAACCGTTCAAAGCAAGGCAGAAAGCCTAAAATAGACTCTCTTACAGTGGAGGCAGTAGAGAAACATGTTGGAAAACCAGTAGATGAAGCTGCCAAGAATTCAATGAGAACTAATGCATTGCATAATGATGATCACCCTGCTGCGACTGAGAGCACAGCAAAACCCAAAAATACAATAAACAATATAGTCCGGTATTCGCGTGTTGCAAAAGCTAGTCTTGTTCATGCATCCCCAAAACAGACCGTGGCCAATATCTCAGATGTAAAGATGGTAACAGTGAAGGCAACTTTTAAAGAAGATATGATAAAGTTCCAATTCCCTGCTTCAGCGGGCCTTTTGGAACTAGAACACGAAGTTGCACGAAGGATTAAGTTAAACAGTAGAAGGCCTAGTTTAAAATACATGGATGAAGACAATGATCTGATACTCCTTGCTTGTGATGCCGACTTGCAACATCTTCTAGAGTTCACAGATAATCACAGCACTATCAAATTAATCATTGTGGCTGGTGATTAA